One region of Sulfuriroseicoccus oceanibius genomic DNA includes:
- the galB gene encoding beta-galactosidase GalB, whose translation MNKLLMTITSGALLCAAASAEPTERSSFDLDWKFARFGKMADGTRVPEPGVVTGMVTASSAENHNPVDHAIDGDTNTRWCAASGLANQWLQLDMGRQVEMTGVRIVWEKDSGNPFKVDLSRDGKTWVEVVPKAEAKGAEQTVRFSTPARYVRVVADGKQAAWASIRELEVLGKDGNVVKPEPATGDDVQLAPDAVAFDDSSWRELNLPHDWAIEGPFHMDIENETGKLPWEGIGWYRKTFDVPASMAGKKVYLDFDGAMAQPKVYINGEFAGEWAYGYNSFRIDATPHLKVGEKNTVAVRLQNLPASTRWYPGAGIYRHVWLTVSPEVHIAHWGTYVTTPEITDEAATVAVETTIDNTTEASGTFEVRSEVLDGEQVVATEVSSLDVPAGKTAMVPTSLTVKQPKRWDIESPNLYTLRTTLLKGDEVIDVKDTTFGIREIEWHNEKGFLLNGRKVVLKGVCLHHDLGPLGAAVHTRGMERQIEILQEMGCNSIRTAHNPPAPEFLELCDRMGILVIDELFDIWKMQKYGKVNGYNIYWDEWNEKDTRNFMLRDRNHPSIIAWSTGNEIPELGTPSMHWVPAKLRDMIKSYDKTRPVTAGSNNPAAATNGFQNTVDVYGVNYHLGSYDALTKNRQDMPLYASETSSTVSTRGEYFFPVDWNKSKGFYNFQVSSYDLYAPGWANRPDLQFEALDKYPRFAGEYVWTGFDYIGEPTPYNQDQSNALNFRDEKERKEAMELLKKLGNRAPSRSSYFGILDLCGFKKDRFYIYQARWRPDYPVAHILPHWNWEERQGEVTPVHVYTNGDEAELFLNGKSLGKRKIGEPHHYRLTWDEVKYAPGKLEVVVTKDGKEWAKAVKETTGEPAKLELTADRSTIANDGRDLSYLTIRVLDAKGREVPRTRLPVHVRISGPAEIVGIGNGDPTDHTVMKPVDPTKARITAFNGLAQVIVRSKRGESGAATIEIAGEGVGTTKVDVEVK comes from the coding sequence ATGAACAAATTATTGATGACGATAACCAGCGGGGCATTGCTATGTGCCGCCGCGTCGGCTGAGCCAACCGAGCGCAGCTCGTTTGACTTGGATTGGAAGTTTGCCCGTTTTGGCAAAATGGCGGATGGCACGCGGGTGCCCGAGCCAGGTGTTGTGACCGGGATGGTTACCGCATCGAGTGCCGAGAACCACAACCCGGTGGATCACGCAATTGATGGCGACACTAACACACGCTGGTGTGCTGCGAGTGGACTGGCCAACCAGTGGCTGCAGTTGGATATGGGGCGTCAGGTTGAGATGACCGGTGTTCGCATTGTGTGGGAGAAAGACAGTGGCAATCCGTTTAAAGTCGACCTTTCCCGTGATGGAAAGACATGGGTGGAAGTGGTACCCAAGGCGGAAGCCAAAGGCGCCGAGCAGACCGTGCGCTTCTCGACTCCAGCTCGATATGTACGCGTGGTGGCCGACGGCAAGCAGGCCGCCTGGGCGAGTATCCGTGAACTCGAAGTGTTGGGCAAAGACGGCAATGTGGTGAAGCCTGAGCCGGCTACTGGTGACGATGTGCAGTTGGCGCCGGACGCTGTGGCGTTCGATGACTCGTCGTGGCGCGAGCTGAATCTGCCGCACGATTGGGCGATTGAGGGTCCATTCCACATGGACATTGAGAACGAGACCGGCAAGCTGCCATGGGAAGGTATCGGTTGGTACCGCAAGACCTTCGATGTGCCTGCATCGATGGCGGGCAAGAAGGTTTACCTCGATTTTGACGGTGCGATGGCGCAGCCGAAGGTCTACATCAATGGCGAGTTCGCTGGTGAGTGGGCGTACGGCTACAATTCGTTCCGCATCGACGCGACGCCGCATTTGAAGGTTGGTGAGAAGAACACTGTGGCGGTGCGCTTGCAGAACCTGCCGGCATCCACCCGCTGGTATCCTGGCGCAGGTATTTATCGCCACGTTTGGCTGACCGTTTCCCCTGAGGTGCACATTGCGCACTGGGGGACGTATGTCACGACGCCTGAGATCACCGATGAAGCAGCGACTGTGGCGGTGGAAACGACCATCGACAACACGACCGAGGCCTCTGGTACATTTGAAGTGCGATCGGAAGTGCTCGACGGTGAGCAAGTCGTAGCGACCGAAGTCAGCAGCCTCGACGTGCCAGCCGGCAAGACCGCGATGGTTCCAACCTCGCTGACCGTGAAGCAGCCGAAGCGCTGGGATATCGAGTCGCCGAACCTCTACACCTTGCGCACCACGTTGCTCAAAGGGGACGAGGTGATTGACGTCAAGGACACCACGTTTGGTATCCGTGAGATCGAGTGGCACAACGAGAAGGGCTTCCTGCTCAATGGCCGTAAGGTCGTGCTCAAGGGCGTCTGCCTGCACCACGATCTCGGGCCTCTTGGGGCGGCTGTTCACACCCGCGGCATGGAGCGTCAGATTGAGATCCTGCAAGAGATGGGCTGCAATTCGATCCGCACCGCGCACAACCCACCGGCTCCTGAGTTCCTCGAACTTTGTGACCGCATGGGCATCCTGGTGATCGACGAGTTGTTCGACATCTGGAAGATGCAGAAGTACGGCAAGGTCAACGGCTATAACATCTACTGGGACGAGTGGAACGAGAAGGACACCCGCAACTTCATGCTGCGTGACCGCAACCACCCGAGCATCATCGCCTGGAGCACCGGGAATGAGATTCCCGAACTTGGCACCCCGTCGATGCACTGGGTTCCTGCCAAGTTGCGCGACATGATCAAAAGCTACGACAAGACCCGTCCGGTCACCGCTGGCTCAAACAACCCGGCAGCCGCCACCAATGGCTTCCAGAACACGGTAGATGTCTATGGTGTGAACTACCACCTCGGCTCGTACGATGCACTCACCAAGAACCGTCAGGATATGCCGCTCTACGCGTCGGAGACGTCGTCGACGGTGAGCACCCGCGGCGAGTACTTCTTCCCGGTGGACTGGAACAAGTCGAAGGGCTTCTACAACTTCCAGGTGAGCTCGTACGACCTCTATGCTCCAGGTTGGGCGAACCGTCCGGACCTTCAGTTCGAGGCGCTCGACAAGTACCCACGCTTTGCCGGTGAGTATGTCTGGACTGGATTCGACTACATTGGCGAGCCAACTCCGTACAACCAGGATCAGTCCAACGCGCTGAACTTCCGCGACGAAAAAGAGCGCAAGGAAGCCATGGAGTTGCTCAAAAAACTGGGCAACCGCGCACCATCGCGTAGTTCGTACTTCGGAATCCTCGATCTTTGCGGGTTTAAGAAGGACCGATTCTACATCTACCAGGCCCGTTGGCGCCCGGACTATCCAGTGGCACACATCCTGCCACACTGGAACTGGGAAGAGCGTCAGGGCGAAGTGACTCCAGTGCACGTTTACACCAATGGTGACGAGGCGGAGTTGTTCCTCAATGGCAAATCGCTCGGCAAGCGCAAGATTGGTGAACCGCATCACTACCGTCTCACCTGGGACGAGGTGAAGTACGCTCCAGGTAAGCTGGAGGTCGTGGTGACCAAGGACGGCAAAGAGTGGGCGAAGGCGGTCAAGGAGACCACCGGCGAACCGGCCAAGCTTGAGCTCACTGCGGATCGTTCAACGATTGCTAATGATGGTCGTGACCTTTCGTACCTGACCATCCGCGTGTTGGATGCGAAAGGGCGTGAAGTGCCACGCACCCGCTTGCCAGTGCACGTGCGCATCAGCGGACCTGCTGAGATCGTCGGCATTGGTAATGGTGATCCAACTGATCACACCGTGATGAAGCCGGTCGATCCGACCAAGGCGCGCATCACAGCCTTCAATGGTCTGGCGCAGGTCATCGTCCGCTCGAAGCGTGGCGAGTCCGGCGCGGCCACAATCGAAATCGCCGGCGAAGGCGTTGGCACCACGAAAGTGGATGTTGAAGTGAAGTAG
- a CDS encoding M42 family metallopeptidase: MAKAKKSSKKAAEKSQEINLERLAAVATTPGAPGYEKPIRDLILGSVTDWCDSVRVDNIGNVICHVKGKNSDEPSMAAAHMDEIGFIVKSIDERGFIRFAPLGGFDPKALTAQRVIVHAKGGDLMGTMGGKPIHIMKPDERGKALDITDFFIDLGLPGEQVNELVEIGDPITRWSPLVEVGDCVNCKSLDNRASVFVLLETLREIAEEKIELSNDFYAVFTVQEEVGLRGVLASSLEIQPKFGIGLDTTIAFDGPGSSPDTKVTSLGDGTAIKIMDSSVICDPRMIRYMKAQADAAKIKWQPEVLTAGGTDTAGMQRNTPGGAIVGAISIPTRNIHLSTEMSHKEDLRASIDLLKLVVANFDQGDWAI, from the coding sequence ATGGCTAAGGCTAAGAAAAGTTCGAAGAAGGCTGCGGAGAAGTCGCAGGAAATCAATTTGGAGCGTCTTGCTGCGGTTGCGACCACACCGGGAGCTCCTGGCTACGAGAAGCCGATCCGCGACCTGATCCTCGGATCGGTCACCGATTGGTGTGACTCGGTGCGTGTCGATAACATCGGCAACGTGATCTGCCACGTGAAAGGCAAGAATTCCGATGAGCCGTCGATGGCTGCTGCTCACATGGATGAGATTGGCTTCATCGTGAAGAGCATCGATGAGCGTGGCTTCATCCGCTTTGCTCCACTCGGAGGTTTCGATCCAAAGGCACTGACCGCGCAGCGCGTGATCGTTCACGCCAAGGGCGGCGACCTCATGGGAACCATGGGTGGCAAGCCAATCCACATCATGAAGCCGGACGAGCGCGGCAAGGCGCTCGACATCACCGACTTCTTCATCGATCTCGGATTGCCGGGTGAGCAGGTGAACGAGCTGGTGGAGATCGGCGATCCGATCACCCGATGGAGCCCACTGGTTGAAGTAGGCGACTGCGTCAACTGCAAGTCGCTGGACAACCGCGCGAGTGTTTTCGTGTTGCTTGAGACCTTGCGTGAGATCGCCGAGGAGAAGATCGAGCTTTCCAACGATTTCTACGCGGTGTTCACCGTGCAGGAGGAAGTGGGACTTCGTGGTGTGTTGGCATCTTCGCTCGAGATTCAGCCGAAGTTCGGCATTGGTCTCGACACGACGATTGCTTTCGATGGTCCGGGATCGAGTCCTGATACGAAGGTCACCTCGCTGGGCGATGGCACCGCGATCAAGATCATGGACTCATCGGTGATCTGCGATCCGCGCATGATCCGCTACATGAAGGCACAAGCCGATGCCGCCAAGATCAAGTGGCAGCCGGAAGTGCTGACCGCAGGTGGAACGGATACCGCGGGCATGCAGCGCAACACACCAGGTGGTGCGATCGTCGGCGCGATCTCGATTCCAACGCGTAACATTCACTTGTCGACCGAGATGTCGCACAAGGAAGATCTGCGCGCGTCGATCGACTTGCTCAAGTTGGTGGTTGCCAACTTCGACCAGGGCGACTGGGCGATCTAG
- the kbl gene encoding glycine C-acetyltransferase encodes MITDDFKSQLASTLSEIDEAGLYKRERYIDSTQDATVTLKDGREVINMCANNYLGLADHPEVIKAAHDALDRWGFGMASVRFICGTQTLHRQLEEKISSFLGTEDTILYPSCFDANGGLFEVLLTKEDAIISDSLNHASIIDGVRLCKAQRYRYANNDMADLEAKLQEADANGARNKLITTDGVFSMDGIIASLDKVHELARKYNAIVHFDDCHSTGFLGKTGRGTHEHCGIMGDIDITTSTLGKALGGASGGYTSGKKEIIDLLRQRSRPYLFSNSVAPPIAAAALRVFEMLEESTELRDRLEENTKYFRGEMEKAGFEISGKDHPITPVMLGDAALSQKFADRLLDYGVYAIGFFYPVVPQGTARIRTQISAAHTREQLEKAVDAFIKTGKDLGVIS; translated from the coding sequence ATGATTACCGATGACTTCAAGTCCCAGTTGGCGTCCACGTTGAGTGAAATCGACGAGGCCGGATTGTACAAGCGCGAGCGCTACATTGACTCCACCCAAGATGCGACCGTGACGCTTAAGGACGGGCGCGAGGTGATCAACATGTGCGCCAACAACTACCTCGGCTTGGCGGACCACCCTGAGGTGATCAAAGCGGCGCACGATGCGCTCGACCGCTGGGGCTTCGGCATGGCGTCGGTCCGCTTCATTTGCGGGACCCAGACCCTCCACCGCCAGTTGGAAGAGAAGATTTCCAGCTTCCTTGGCACCGAGGACACCATCCTTTATCCAAGCTGCTTCGATGCGAATGGCGGACTGTTCGAAGTTTTGCTCACCAAGGAAGATGCGATCATCTCCGACAGCTTGAACCACGCGTCGATCATCGACGGTGTGCGTCTTTGCAAAGCCCAGCGCTACCGTTACGCCAACAACGACATGGCGGACCTCGAGGCGAAGCTTCAGGAAGCCGATGCCAATGGAGCGCGTAACAAGTTGATCACGACCGACGGTGTGTTCTCGATGGACGGCATCATCGCGTCGCTCGACAAAGTGCATGAGCTCGCTCGCAAGTACAACGCGATCGTTCATTTCGACGACTGCCACTCCACCGGCTTCCTCGGCAAGACCGGCCGCGGTACTCATGAGCACTGCGGAATCATGGGGGACATCGACATCACCACCAGCACACTCGGCAAGGCGCTCGGCGGTGCATCGGGTGGTTACACCTCCGGTAAGAAGGAAATCATCGATCTGTTGCGTCAGCGCAGCCGTCCGTACCTCTTCTCCAACAGTGTGGCACCTCCGATTGCGGCTGCGGCACTTCGCGTGTTCGAGATGCTCGAGGAGTCGACCGAATTGCGTGACCGATTGGAAGAGAACACGAAGTACTTCCGCGGCGAGATGGAGAAAGCCGGCTTCGAGATCAGCGGCAAAGACCACCCGATCACTCCTGTGATGTTGGGTGATGCTGCCTTGTCGCAGAAGTTCGCTGACCGTCTGCTCGACTACGGCGTGTACGCGATTGGCTTCTTCTATCCAGTGGTGCCGCAGGGCACTGCGCGCATTCGTACGCAGATTTCCGCAGCTCACACCCGCGAGCAGTTGGAGAAAGCTGTTGATGCGTTCATCAAGACCGGTAAGGACCTTGGCGTGATCAGCTAA
- the sufD gene encoding Fe-S cluster assembly protein SufD, producing the protein MVEVSIDQPAVESVAPAAVSAVGAPEWLNARRQSAWQKFQDTETPGRTDQLWRFSSLRQLKLKGVSYAGEVAAADAQALSAQSAMLEDVAARFVFVNEACVTHDVLDASLEAAGVKVLPLDQALVELGDVVEKHFMAREAKLGSAKYMALHEAAASSGVVVFVPKGVEVSKPIEITHWVSGADVMVFPHTLIVAEDNASVKVIDQFRSADDASANWVVGANDLVAGDGARIGYYAVQELNAASRAILVNNSVAGKNATTTSFVLNTGGKWVRTENMSYVQGEGANSYMLSVSLPDSGQEYDQRTFQHHKSPHTVSDLLFKNALFGKSRTVFSGLIMVDEGAHYTDAYQTCRNLLNSDEAEANSMPGLEINADQVKCSHGSTSAQIDRDELFYFLARGIDEHVARFMVIAGYTQEVIEKIGDEAIEALLADRIEAKLRTIGV; encoded by the coding sequence ATGGTAGAAGTTTCCATTGACCAGCCAGCCGTTGAATCGGTGGCACCTGCTGCAGTGAGTGCGGTGGGCGCGCCTGAGTGGTTGAATGCGCGTCGTCAGTCGGCGTGGCAGAAATTCCAGGACACCGAGACGCCGGGGCGCACCGATCAGTTGTGGCGCTTCAGTAGTCTGCGTCAGCTCAAGCTCAAGGGGGTGAGCTATGCGGGCGAAGTGGCTGCGGCGGATGCGCAGGCATTGAGTGCGCAGTCGGCGATGCTCGAAGACGTGGCGGCACGATTTGTGTTCGTCAACGAAGCCTGCGTGACCCACGACGTGCTCGACGCGTCGCTTGAGGCTGCGGGGGTGAAAGTGTTGCCGCTCGACCAGGCCTTGGTTGAGTTGGGTGACGTGGTGGAGAAGCACTTCATGGCGCGTGAGGCCAAGTTGGGCAGTGCCAAGTACATGGCGTTGCACGAGGCGGCAGCGAGCTCGGGTGTGGTGGTTTTCGTACCGAAGGGTGTGGAAGTATCCAAGCCAATTGAGATCACCCACTGGGTGAGCGGGGCGGATGTGATGGTTTTCCCACACACCTTGATCGTGGCTGAGGACAACGCCTCGGTGAAGGTGATCGACCAATTCCGTTCGGCTGACGATGCGTCCGCCAACTGGGTTGTTGGAGCCAACGACCTGGTCGCAGGTGACGGCGCCCGCATCGGCTACTACGCCGTGCAGGAGCTGAACGCAGCGAGCCGTGCCATCCTCGTCAACAACTCAGTGGCCGGCAAGAACGCCACCACCACCAGCTTTGTGCTCAACACCGGCGGTAAGTGGGTGCGCACGGAGAACATGAGCTACGTGCAGGGTGAGGGTGCCAACAGCTACATGCTGTCGGTCTCGCTGCCTGACAGTGGCCAGGAGTACGATCAGCGTACCTTCCAGCACCATAAGTCGCCGCACACCGTGAGTGATTTGTTGTTCAAGAATGCGTTGTTCGGCAAGAGCCGCACCGTGTTCTCGGGATTGATCATGGTGGACGAAGGGGCGCATTACACCGACGCCTACCAGACCTGCCGCAACTTGTTGAACTCGGATGAAGCCGAGGCCAACTCGATGCCAGGTTTGGAGATTAACGCGGATCAGGTGAAGTGCAGTCATGGATCGACCAGCGCACAGATCGACCGCGATGAGTTGTTCTACTTCCTGGCTCGTGGTATCGACGAGCATGTGGCGCGATTCATGGTGATCGCGGGTTACACCCAGGAGGTGATCGAGAAGATCGGCGATGAAGCAATCGAAGCGTTGCTGGCCGATCGCATCGAAGCCAAGCTACGCACCATCGGGGTGTAA
- the sufB gene encoding Fe-S cluster assembly protein SufB, which yields MSTEVQTVSQIAAEKDDVGNFKFPEKHKYDAGYGLTEKTIDYICDVKDDPDWVREFRKRALKVFESKPMPTHWASEDLDNIVFENIRYYLSSGDRPTRSWDEVPDEIKETFERLGIPEQERKFLAGVEAQYDSEAAYSNVKEVLEEQGVIFVNSTEGLKKHPEIFKKWFGKVIPTTDNKFSALNSAVFSGGSFIYVPPGVKVSHPLQAYFRINSENFGQFERTLIIADEGSEVVYMEGCTAPKFETSTLHSAVVELVAMPGAKIQYITVQNWSNNVFNLVTKRGLAHENAEIRWIDCNIGSRLTMKYPGVVMKGRKARGEVISIALANDGQHQDTGAKMIHEADETSSNVVSKSISVGTGRSTYRGQVSIPKHLKGCKNNTECDALLINTNSKTDTYPAITVNGNQHATQHEASVSQVSEDMLFYMQQRGLSEGEAMSLAVNGFVNDLVREFPMEYSVELKRLIELEMEGSVG from the coding sequence ATGAGCACCGAAGTACAAACCGTTTCCCAGATCGCCGCGGAGAAGGACGATGTCGGAAACTTCAAATTCCCAGAGAAGCACAAATACGATGCTGGTTATGGTCTGACGGAAAAGACCATCGACTACATCTGCGACGTGAAGGATGATCCGGACTGGGTCCGTGAGTTCCGCAAGCGCGCGTTGAAGGTCTTCGAGAGCAAGCCTATGCCAACGCACTGGGCGAGCGAAGATCTGGACAACATCGTGTTCGAGAACATTCGTTACTACCTCAGCAGCGGTGACCGTCCAACGCGTAGCTGGGACGAAGTGCCTGATGAGATCAAGGAGACCTTCGAGCGTCTCGGCATCCCTGAGCAGGAGCGTAAGTTCCTTGCCGGTGTGGAAGCCCAGTACGACTCCGAGGCTGCTTACTCGAACGTGAAGGAAGTCCTCGAAGAGCAGGGCGTGATTTTCGTCAACAGCACCGAAGGACTCAAGAAGCACCCTGAGATCTTCAAGAAGTGGTTCGGTAAAGTGATTCCAACCACCGACAACAAGTTCTCCGCCTTGAACAGTGCGGTGTTCTCCGGTGGTAGCTTCATCTACGTCCCTCCGGGTGTGAAAGTCAGCCACCCGCTGCAGGCATACTTCCGCATTAACTCCGAGAACTTTGGTCAGTTCGAGCGCACGCTCATCATTGCTGACGAAGGATCCGAGGTGGTGTACATGGAAGGATGTACCGCGCCGAAGTTCGAGACCTCGACCCTGCACAGCGCGGTGGTGGAGCTCGTGGCGATGCCTGGTGCGAAGATCCAGTACATTACCGTTCAGAACTGGAGCAACAACGTCTTCAACCTGGTGACCAAGCGTGGACTGGCGCACGAGAACGCGGAGATCCGCTGGATCGACTGCAACATCGGCTCACGTTTGACCATGAAGTACCCAGGTGTGGTGATGAAGGGGCGTAAAGCCCGTGGTGAGGTGATCAGCATTGCTTTGGCCAACGACGGTCAGCATCAGGACACCGGAGCCAAGATGATCCACGAGGCTGACGAGACCTCCTCGAACGTGGTTTCCAAGTCGATTAGTGTGGGCACCGGCCGCTCGACCTACCGTGGCCAGGTAAGCATTCCGAAGCATCTCAAAGGGTGTAAGAACAACACCGAGTGTGATGCTTTGCTGATCAATACGAACAGTAAGACCGATACCTACCCGGCAATCACCGTCAATGGTAACCAGCACGCGACTCAGCACGAGGCGAGTGTGAGCCAGGTGAGCGAGGACATGCTCTTCTACATGCAGCAGCGTGGTCTGAGTGAAGGTGAGGCGATGAGTCTCGCGGTGAATGGTTTCGTCAACGACTTGGTGCGCGAGTTCCCGATGGAATACAGCGTCGAGCTCAAGCGATTGATCGAGCTGGAGATGGAAGGGTCGGTGGGCTAA
- the sufC gene encoding Fe-S cluster assembly ATPase SufC has protein sequence MSSLIIKNLHANVDGTPILKGVNLEIPQGEVHAIMGPNGSGKSTLSKILAGHEDYEVTEGEVLMNGESLLDMEIDERSRAGFFLAFQYPHEVPGVSNANFLRAALQARKPKGEELDAVAFYKELYAAMDELEMDRKFTSRAVNEGFSGGEKKRNEILQMMMLRPEYAVLDETDSGLDIDALKIVAKGVNAMRSPDRGFLLITHYQRLLNYIVPDKVHVMSDGQIITSGDKDLALKLEEQGYDWVIDAAAPASV, from the coding sequence ATGAGCTCACTAATCATTAAGAACCTGCACGCAAACGTTGACGGTACGCCGATCCTCAAAGGAGTGAACCTTGAGATTCCTCAGGGTGAAGTTCACGCCATCATGGGACCTAACGGCTCCGGTAAAAGTACGCTTTCGAAGATCCTGGCTGGTCACGAAGACTACGAGGTGACCGAAGGTGAAGTGCTGATGAACGGCGAATCGCTTTTGGACATGGAGATCGACGAGCGTTCCCGCGCTGGTTTCTTCCTTGCTTTCCAGTACCCGCACGAAGTTCCAGGTGTGAGCAATGCCAACTTCCTGCGCGCTGCACTGCAGGCACGTAAGCCGAAGGGCGAAGAGCTTGACGCTGTGGCATTCTACAAAGAGCTCTACGCAGCAATGGACGAGTTGGAGATGGACCGTAAGTTCACCTCCCGTGCTGTGAACGAAGGTTTCTCCGGTGGTGAGAAGAAGCGCAACGAGATCCTGCAGATGATGATGTTGCGTCCTGAGTACGCAGTGCTCGACGAGACCGACTCGGGTCTGGACATCGACGCGCTCAAGATTGTCGCCAAGGGTGTGAACGCGATGCGTTCACCGGACCGCGGATTCCTTTTGATCACCCACTACCAGCGCCTGCTCAACTACATCGTGCCAGACAAGGTGCACGTGATGAGCGACGGCCAGATCATCACATCCGGTGACAAGGATCTCGCCCTCAAGCTTGAGGAGCAAGGTTACGACTGGGTGATCGATGCGGCAGCGCCAGCGTCGGTTTAA
- a CDS encoding Fur family transcriptional regulator: protein MDKNSTTQPGKSGDTKAPGLRRVDGKAFRWTAQRREIYDLLMGERNHPTANELFIKAQEHIPGISLATVYNSLEAMTQSGLVKQVNIDRSPSRYCPNLRPHAHLLREDTGEVIDVPLKEGASLSDVFDLPDGIEMTAADITFKGMPLG, encoded by the coding sequence GTGGACAAGAATTCGACAACGCAACCAGGCAAGTCCGGCGACACCAAGGCGCCGGGCCTTCGTCGTGTCGATGGCAAGGCGTTTCGGTGGACCGCGCAGCGGCGTGAGATTTACGATCTGCTGATGGGTGAGCGCAACCACCCGACGGCAAACGAGTTGTTCATCAAAGCGCAAGAGCACATTCCAGGCATCTCACTGGCGACAGTTTACAACTCGCTGGAGGCGATGACGCAGTCGGGGCTGGTGAAGCAGGTCAACATTGACCGCAGCCCGTCCCGTTACTGTCCGAACCTGCGCCCGCATGCGCACTTGCTTCGTGAAGACACTGGCGAGGTGATTGACGTGCCGTTGAAAGAGGGCGCATCGCTGAGCGATGTGTTCGACTTGCCGGATGGCATTGAGATGACTGCCGCGGACATCACCTTCAAAGGGATGCCGCTTGGCTAG
- a CDS encoding LpxI family protein, whose product MIVKFEKIGLIAGKGIYPELLLRGARAANVKSVAIAAFHGETSEALVGRADAHEWVRVGQLGKMIKFFKKQGVRHAVMAGQITPGNLFDLRPDMRTLMMLGKLKQRNAESIFGAIGDELAKDGIELLDATTFMEDALVKEGAVFGPALSERQLGDAAYAIEIAKQTSKLDIGQTVIVRHGTVLAVEAFEGTNECIRRGGGLGKGQALLAKVSKPNQDFRFDVPVIGPDTVRVAGEAGVKALVLEAGRTLILDWDAVRDGCERHGVSVHGVATDATPERYRKG is encoded by the coding sequence ATGATTGTAAAATTTGAGAAAATCGGCTTGATAGCGGGGAAGGGAATCTACCCTGAGTTGTTGTTGCGGGGGGCTCGAGCAGCGAATGTGAAATCGGTAGCAATTGCGGCCTTCCATGGAGAGACCTCGGAGGCATTGGTGGGGCGGGCGGATGCGCACGAGTGGGTGCGGGTGGGGCAGTTAGGTAAGATGATCAAGTTCTTCAAGAAGCAGGGGGTGAGGCATGCGGTGATGGCCGGCCAGATTACTCCTGGTAACTTGTTTGATCTGCGGCCTGACATGCGCACGCTGATGATGTTGGGTAAGCTCAAGCAGCGGAATGCGGAATCGATCTTCGGCGCGATTGGTGATGAGTTGGCCAAAGATGGAATCGAGTTGTTGGATGCCACCACGTTTATGGAGGATGCGCTGGTGAAAGAGGGGGCGGTATTCGGGCCTGCTTTGAGTGAGAGGCAGTTAGGCGATGCCGCCTATGCGATTGAGATTGCAAAACAGACCAGCAAGTTGGACATCGGTCAGACGGTGATTGTTCGTCACGGCACGGTGCTGGCGGTGGAGGCGTTCGAGGGAACCAACGAGTGCATTCGTAGGGGTGGTGGACTGGGCAAGGGGCAGGCGTTGTTGGCCAAGGTGTCGAAGCCGAACCAGGATTTTCGATTTGATGTACCGGTCATTGGGCCGGACACGGTGCGTGTGGCTGGTGAGGCCGGGGTGAAAGCACTGGTGCTCGAGGCGGGGCGCACGTTGATTTTGGATTGGGACGCGGTGCGTGACGGGTGTGAGCGGCACGGGGTTTCGGTGCACGGGGTGGCGACGGATGCGACGCCGGAACGGTACCGCAAAGGCTGA
- a CDS encoding AP2/ERF family transcription factor: protein MKSKRNITRFAYESTGFKGWRVSITRHGEIFTEYFSDKKFGGPRKSLAVAEECLEWLQQRLDNADVTTKIKKAPAGRVIGVTQITTPPTRSGKTTNVWVASWSENGKRMVVKFPESKHGKRAARQKAIDARKDADERLGLNKEVTIKKADVAAIKEEFASKAAPPPSKKKAAKKKTAAKKATKKKTAAKKVAKKKSAKKKTAK from the coding sequence ATGAAATCGAAACGCAACATTACGCGATTCGCTTACGAATCAACCGGCTTCAAGGGCTGGCGTGTTTCCATCACCCGCCATGGAGAGATTTTCACCGAGTACTTCTCTGATAAAAAGTTCGGAGGTCCTCGCAAAAGTCTCGCAGTAGCGGAGGAATGTCTGGAGTGGCTTCAACAGCGACTCGACAACGCAGACGTCACCACCAAGATCAAGAAAGCACCAGCGGGCCGCGTCATCGGTGTGACCCAAATCACCACCCCGCCTACCCGCAGCGGTAAAACCACCAACGTGTGGGTCGCCAGCTGGTCGGAAAATGGCAAGCGCATGGTGGTGAAGTTCCCCGAGAGCAAGCACGGCAAACGCGCCGCTCGTCAAAAAGCCATCGACGCCCGCAAGGATGCCGATGAGCGCCTCGGCCTGAACAAAGAAGTCACCATCAAAAAGGCAGACGTCGCGGCCATCAAAGAGGAATTCGCCTCCAAAGCCGCGCCACCTCCGAGCAAAAAGAAAGCTGCGAAGAAAAAGACCGCAGCAAAAAAGGCCACCAAGAAAAAGACCGCCGCAAAGAAGGTAGCTAAAAAGAAGAGCGCCAAGAAAAAGACGGCCAAATAG